From one Caldilineales bacterium genomic stretch:
- the pheS gene encoding phenylalanine--tRNA ligase subunit alpha: protein MHNLTDLSNQAENELNQTPDAGALEAWRVKWLSRKGLVQQAVDQLGVLPREQRAEYGKAVNLLKQTVQAAYEARLQAMKDASLAAELASEGIDVTLPGRQPPLGRLHPTNRTLRDIYAVFARMGFQIYTARDVETDEFNFQLLNFPVGHPAREMQDTFHTTVPDVILRTHTSPGQIRAMRDYAPEPIRVILPGRCHRYEQVTTRSELMFYQVEGLAVGKHITFGDLKGTLAAFANQMFGEGRKMRFRCSHFPFTEPSAEVDIDCIVCGGKGCRICKYTGWLEILGCGMVHPTVLRNGGYDPDLYSGYAFGMGPERIAMLRHGIDDIRYFYSNDTRFLRQFA from the coding sequence ATGCACAACCTCACCGATCTAAGCAACCAGGCCGAAAACGAACTGAACCAGACCCCCGACGCCGGCGCGCTCGAAGCCTGGCGCGTCAAATGGCTGAGCCGCAAGGGGCTGGTGCAGCAGGCCGTCGATCAACTGGGCGTGCTGCCGCGCGAGCAGCGCGCCGAGTATGGCAAGGCCGTCAACCTGCTGAAACAGACCGTCCAGGCCGCCTATGAGGCCCGCCTGCAGGCGATGAAGGACGCCAGCCTGGCGGCGGAACTGGCCAGCGAAGGCATCGACGTCACCCTGCCCGGCCGCCAGCCCCCGCTCGGCCGCCTGCACCCCACCAACCGCACCCTGCGCGACATCTACGCCGTCTTCGCCCGCATGGGCTTCCAAATCTACACGGCGCGCGATGTCGAGACCGACGAATTCAACTTCCAGCTTCTCAACTTCCCCGTCGGCCACCCGGCGCGCGAGATGCAGGACACCTTCCACACCACCGTCCCCGATGTCATCCTCCGCACCCACACCAGCCCCGGCCAGATTCGGGCCATGCGCGACTACGCCCCGGAGCCGATTCGCGTCATCCTCCCCGGCCGCTGCCACCGCTACGAGCAAGTCACGACCCGCTCGGAGCTGATGTTCTACCAGGTCGAGGGCCTGGCCGTAGGCAAACACATCACCTTCGGCGACCTCAAAGGCACCCTGGCCGCCTTCGCCAACCAGATGTTCGGCGAAGGTCGCAAGATGCGCTTCCGCTGCTCGCACTTCCCCTTCACCGAACCCAGCGCCGAAGTCGACATCGACTGCATCGTCTGCGGCGGCAAAGGCTGCCGCATCTGCAAATACACCGGCTGGCTCGAAATCCTGGGCTGCGGCATGGTGCATCCCACCGTCCTGCGCAATGGCGGCTACGACCCCGACCTCTACTCTGGCTACGCCTTCGGCATGGGGCCGGAGCGCATCGCCATGCTGCGCCACGGCATCGACGACATCCGCTACTTCTACAGCAACGACACCCGCTTCCTGCGCCAGTTCGCTTGA